A genomic region of Leptospira mtsangambouensis contains the following coding sequences:
- a CDS encoding SufD family Fe-S cluster assembly protein: protein MNSSLIKNRLVLTKEQNPKFYSSLLEIWNQLEIPNDSEESWRKFPIGSVDWNELQFDPKEINSVSSEENSAEQALSEEVIDSIFEAILKYTPKDYFAFLSLVAAPKYEMILLEEGESDFDFEEEGDKPKHSVRIFYLTKGKTTKTQIQFKNQHDSDNLHLTSALDFYIAEDSSYLEILDRESSDPDLYRFRNVCILGRNDSHIKYHYYPMGGFRSKLFLHAHLLGKGAEVTVDGVSALGGRNLKDLDMEMFHHADFTTSKISYKAIVTDKSHHIFTGNLIIPPNLKKVTAHQESFNLSLNKKARAEANPKLEVLAEDVSCTHGATVGDIDEEQYFYLLSRGLTPEESKSLLVTAFYGETIHSIGFSEEVKLSLESEIKEILVGGK from the coding sequence ATGAATTCCTCACTCATAAAAAATCGATTGGTTCTCACAAAAGAACAAAATCCAAAATTTTATTCATCCTTACTCGAAATTTGGAATCAGTTAGAAATTCCAAATGATTCAGAAGAATCATGGAGAAAATTCCCAATTGGTTCTGTGGATTGGAACGAATTACAATTTGATCCAAAGGAAATCAATAGTGTTTCGTCTGAAGAAAATTCAGCAGAACAGGCATTATCTGAAGAAGTCATTGATTCCATTTTTGAAGCTATTTTAAAATACACACCGAAGGATTACTTTGCCTTTCTTAGTTTGGTTGCGGCGCCTAAATACGAGATGATACTTTTGGAAGAAGGAGAATCGGATTTCGATTTTGAAGAAGAAGGGGATAAACCAAAACATTCTGTACGGATTTTTTATCTCACAAAAGGAAAAACAACCAAAACACAAATCCAATTCAAAAACCAACATGATTCGGATAACCTACATCTGACTTCGGCTTTGGATTTTTATATTGCAGAAGATTCTTCTTATTTGGAGATTTTGGATCGTGAATCGAGTGATCCGGATTTATACCGATTCCGTAATGTTTGTATTCTTGGCCGAAATGATTCCCATATAAAATATCACTATTATCCAATGGGTGGATTTCGTTCTAAATTGTTTTTGCATGCTCATTTACTTGGGAAAGGTGCGGAAGTGACTGTAGATGGGGTATCAGCTCTTGGTGGTCGAAACCTAAAAGATTTAGATATGGAAATGTTCCATCATGCGGATTTTACCACTAGTAAAATTAGTTACAAAGCCATTGTGACTGATAAATCCCACCATATTTTTACGGGAAATTTAATCATTCCACCAAACTTAAAGAAGGTGACTGCTCACCAAGAATCGTTTAACCTTTCGTTGAATAAAAAAGCAAGAGCAGAGGCCAATCCTAAATTGGAAGTCCTTGCAGAAGATGTATCTTGTACACATGGGGCAACTGTCGGAGACATTGATGAGGAACAGTATTTTTATCTTTTGTCACGTGGACTGACTCCAGAAGAATCAAAGTCTTTACTTGTCACTGCCTTTTATGGTGAAACCATTCATTCGATTGGATTTTCAGAAGAAGTAAAGTTATCATTAGAATCTGAAATCAAAGAGATTCTTGTAGGAGGCAAATGA
- the sufC gene encoding Fe-S cluster assembly ATPase SufC, which produces MSAILEIKSLHASVGDKTILRGVNLTIGPGEVHAIMGPNGSGKSTLSNVILGHPKYTITSGDILFRGESILNKTTDERARLGLFLSFQYPTSLPGVTIGNFLKSILKAHRGKEVPVKEFKQELKQSMDLLEVPQSFIGRYVNDGFSGGEKKRAEILQMSLLKPVLSILDETDSGLDIDALRIVSEGINSNRNPERSILLITHYQRMLNYIVPDFVHVFADGRILETGGKDLSLKLEEVGYDWILEREGVK; this is translated from the coding sequence TTGTCCGCTATTCTCGAAATTAAATCTCTGCACGCTAGTGTAGGGGACAAAACGATCCTCCGGGGAGTCAATCTCACCATCGGACCCGGAGAGGTTCATGCCATTATGGGACCCAATGGGTCAGGAAAGAGTACCCTTTCCAATGTCATCCTTGGCCATCCAAAATATACCATCACATCGGGGGACATTCTCTTTCGAGGAGAGTCCATTTTAAACAAAACAACCGATGAAAGGGCAAGGCTTGGGCTCTTTTTGTCCTTCCAATACCCAACTTCTCTCCCTGGTGTTACCATTGGAAATTTTCTAAAATCCATTCTCAAAGCGCATAGGGGAAAAGAAGTTCCCGTCAAAGAATTCAAACAAGAATTAAAACAGTCTATGGATCTTTTGGAAGTGCCTCAGTCATTTATCGGGCGTTATGTGAATGATGGTTTTTCCGGTGGGGAAAAAAAACGAGCAGAAATTTTACAGATGAGTTTGTTAAAACCAGTTTTATCCATTTTGGATGAAACTGATTCTGGTTTGGACATTGATGCACTTCGCATTGTTTCGGAAGGAATCAATTCGAATCGAAATCCTGAACGTTCCATTCTTCTCATCACCCATTACCAACGGATGCTTAATTATATTGTTCCTGATTTTGTACACGTGTTTGCTGATGGACGAATTTTAGAAACTGGTGGCAAAGACCTTTCCTTAAAACTAGAGGAAGTTGGTTATGATTGGATTTTGGAGAGAGAAGGGGTCAAATGA
- a CDS encoding EAL domain-containing protein, translating into MFTTESTEGNQFWNETYFVPHFQPIVNAINRSISAYEVLGRQFNPEENTYHSLGGLFHNRDQDPVPVYNIDRILREKAVQTLKESNLRTKLFFNMMPNFLSRVHHTDLFAENFHIIQLIEKYGIDRNQVVIEITEDEFDGSIDRLIQIVQIFRDYGLKIAIDDLGTGFSNLERIGYLHPDIMKVDIRIMRESLNKNSFKQVLGAISEMSQKLGSQLLFEGIETEEEVNLALSMGANLLQGFYFSTPNPHFLNRNTFSDKMKTVLENFSSVRSTELREKGVREQRIIDQLQDLFYELSDVKEDEFSYRFGQILGSLPREILKVFVCDGEGYQITPTYDLDRLNGGYLERTRQIGNNYAWKPYFLKHKEESERFRKKWGVTYPLYDISNQNQYVIFTFSLMDGKILIAQVGWSE; encoded by the coding sequence ATGTTCACAACGGAATCAACGGAAGGAAACCAGTTTTGGAACGAGACATACTTTGTCCCTCATTTCCAACCCATCGTTAATGCGATCAATCGCTCTATTTCAGCTTATGAAGTGCTTGGACGTCAGTTCAATCCAGAGGAAAACACCTACCATTCTTTAGGTGGGCTTTTCCACAATCGGGACCAGGATCCGGTTCCGGTGTACAATATTGACCGCATCCTTAGGGAAAAGGCAGTCCAGACTTTGAAAGAGAGTAATCTTCGGACCAAACTCTTTTTCAATATGATGCCAAACTTTCTTTCAAGGGTCCATCACACTGATCTTTTTGCCGAAAACTTCCATATCATCCAACTCATTGAAAAATACGGAATTGATCGCAACCAAGTTGTGATCGAAATCACGGAAGATGAATTTGATGGATCGATTGATCGTCTGATCCAAATTGTTCAAATTTTTCGAGACTATGGTTTAAAAATTGCGATCGATGATTTGGGAACAGGATTTTCCAATTTGGAACGAATTGGATATTTACACCCTGACATTATGAAAGTCGACATTCGCATCATGCGAGAGAGTCTGAACAAAAATTCCTTCAAACAAGTCCTCGGTGCCATTTCGGAGATGTCTCAAAAACTCGGAAGCCAACTTCTTTTTGAAGGGATTGAAACCGAGGAAGAGGTAAATCTTGCCCTTTCCATGGGTGCCAATCTATTACAAGGTTTCTACTTTTCTACTCCCAATCCACATTTTCTCAACCGCAATACATTCTCTGATAAAATGAAAACAGTACTCGAAAACTTTTCCAGTGTTCGTTCTACGGAATTACGGGAAAAAGGAGTCAGGGAACAGAGGATCATTGACCAACTCCAAGATTTGTTTTATGAACTTTCTGATGTCAAAGAGGATGAATTCTCCTATCGGTTTGGCCAAATCCTAGGCTCTTTGCCAAGAGAGATCCTCAAAGTCTTTGTTTGTGACGGTGAGGGTTACCAAATCACTCCCACTTACGATTTGGATCGTTTGAATGGCGGGTATTTGGAAAGAACCAGACAAATTGGAAACAATTACGCTTGGAAACCCTACTTTTTAAAACACAAAGAAGAGTCGGAGCGGTTTCGCAAAAAATGGGGGGTCACTTACCCTTTGTATGATATTTCAAACCAAAACCAATATGTGATTTTTACCTTCTCGCTAATGGATGGAAAGATCCTGATTGCACAGGTGGGTTGGTCGGAATAG
- a CDS encoding sugar phosphate nucleotidyltransferase, with protein sequence MRFQEDSIDCVDFILKKDEVLTIILGGGKGTRLLPLTEKRSKPAVSFGGKYRLIDIPISNSLNSGFEKIFILTQFNSYSLNRHINRTYATNNIHQKSFVEIIAAEQTVSSANWFEGTADAVRKVLPYIREQKPKYVLILSGDQLYNMDLSDFMQSHLMDPETEISVATNAIPEDQIYGLGIVKSGVGGFIQEFIEKPQEITQVESCRTKQGNFLANMGIYIFNTSTLIDVLEDRNMADFGKEILPKAIRERKVKAYTYDGYWEDIGTIKAFYEANLMLTDHIPKFNLYLEKTPIYTRARALPPSKIIQAVVNQALISEGTILNQCEVHRSIIGVRQLIASGTKIYDSIIMGLDHYGYFDRKSGKIPIGIGPNCEIRRTIVDKDCAIGANVRLLNEQNLQEYEDEYIRIREGIIVVPRHTAVPDGYSI encoded by the coding sequence ATGCGATTTCAAGAAGACTCTATTGATTGTGTGGACTTCATTCTTAAAAAAGATGAAGTATTGACCATCATCTTAGGTGGGGGAAAAGGAACTCGTTTATTACCTCTAACAGAAAAAAGATCCAAACCTGCGGTCAGTTTTGGTGGAAAATACCGACTCATTGACATTCCTATTTCCAATTCACTTAACAGTGGTTTTGAAAAGATCTTTATCCTTACCCAATTTAATTCTTATTCTCTCAATCGCCATATCAACCGAACCTATGCGACAAACAATATCCATCAAAAGAGTTTTGTCGAAATCATTGCCGCTGAACAAACTGTATCCAGCGCCAATTGGTTTGAAGGGACAGCGGATGCCGTAAGAAAAGTCCTTCCCTATATTCGAGAACAAAAACCGAAATATGTCCTCATTCTTTCTGGTGACCAACTTTATAATATGGACCTCTCTGATTTTATGCAGAGCCATTTGATGGATCCAGAAACAGAAATTTCTGTGGCTACCAATGCAATCCCTGAAGACCAAATTTATGGACTTGGGATTGTCAAATCGGGAGTAGGAGGGTTCATCCAAGAGTTCATTGAAAAACCCCAAGAGATCACCCAAGTGGAATCCTGTCGCACAAAACAAGGTAACTTCCTTGCGAATATGGGAATTTATATTTTTAACACATCGACTCTCATTGATGTACTAGAAGATCGCAATATGGCTGACTTTGGAAAAGAAATTTTACCCAAGGCCATCCGAGAAAGAAAAGTGAAGGCTTATACTTACGACGGTTATTGGGAAGACATCGGAACCATCAAAGCTTTTTACGAAGCCAATTTGATGTTAACCGATCATATCCCTAAATTCAATTTATACCTTGAAAAAACACCGATTTATACAAGGGCAAGGGCTCTCCCTCCTTCCAAAATCATCCAAGCAGTCGTGAACCAAGCTCTCATTTCAGAAGGAACCATTTTGAACCAATGTGAGGTGCATCGTTCCATCATTGGGGTGCGCCAACTCATTGCCTCTGGAACCAAGATCTATGACTCCATCATTATGGGTCTTGACCATTATGGATACTTTGATCGGAAGTCAGGGAAGATCCCCATTGGGATTGGGCCTAACTGCGAAATACGACGGACAATTGTCGACAAAGACTGTGCCATAGGAGCCAACGTGCGTCTGTTAAACGAACAAAATCTCCAGGAATATGAAGACGAATACATTCGAATTCGAGAAGGAATCATCGTGGTTCCACGCCACACAGCTGTCCCAGATGGGTATTCAATCTAA
- the purQ gene encoding phosphoribosylformylglycinamidine synthase subunit PurQ, giving the protein MKVRVVTFPGSNCDKDVGSVLESEFGAQVDYTWYKESFSDKPDLVVLPGGFSFGDYLRCGAMAKFSNAMESVVKYANQGGKVLGVCNGFQILTEAGLLPGALLHNRTLKYICKDVDLVPVSENRIAKEIKGTLSIPIAHGEGAYFADADTLERLEKNGQVVFRYKENPNGSLHDIAGICNEAGNVLGMMPHPERAVNPYTGKMDGKQILEALLKK; this is encoded by the coding sequence ATGAAGGTTCGGGTGGTTACCTTTCCTGGTTCCAATTGTGATAAAGATGTAGGGTCGGTTCTTGAATCGGAATTTGGAGCTCAGGTAGACTACACTTGGTACAAGGAATCTTTTTCAGATAAACCTGACTTAGTTGTGCTTCCTGGTGGGTTCTCTTTTGGAGATTATCTACGATGTGGTGCTATGGCGAAGTTTTCGAACGCAATGGAATCCGTAGTCAAATACGCAAACCAAGGCGGAAAGGTATTAGGAGTTTGTAATGGATTCCAAATCCTCACTGAAGCGGGCCTGCTTCCTGGTGCCTTACTTCATAATCGAACTTTAAAATACATTTGTAAAGATGTGGACCTCGTTCCCGTTTCGGAAAATAGGATCGCAAAAGAAATCAAAGGAACACTATCCATTCCGATTGCTCACGGCGAAGGCGCTTATTTTGCTGATGCAGATACTTTAGAACGATTAGAAAAAAATGGACAGGTGGTTTTTCGTTATAAAGAAAATCCGAACGGTTCTTTACATGATATTGCTGGGATTTGTAATGAAGCTGGAAACGTTCTAGGAATGATGCCCCATCCAGAAAGAGCCGTAAATCCATATACGGGAAAGATGGATGGAAAACAAATCTTAGAGGCTCTCTTAAAAAAATAG
- the purS gene encoding phosphoribosylformylglycinamidine synthase subunit PurS translates to MFVAKINVTLKESVLDPQGQTVLRTLHDQGKSSISDLRVGKYIEMKIDAKSFAEAETLAKEICESVLVNQVIETYRLVVEKV, encoded by the coding sequence ATGTTTGTCGCAAAAATAAACGTCACTCTCAAAGAATCGGTCCTTGACCCACAAGGCCAAACCGTTCTCCGCACCCTTCACGACCAAGGGAAAAGTTCTATCTCTGACTTAAGAGTTGGAAAATACATCGAAATGAAAATCGATGCCAAATCTTTTGCTGAGGCTGAGACACTTGCCAAAGAAATTTGTGAATCGGTCTTAGTGAACCAAGTCATTGAAACATACCGGTTGGTTGTGGAGAAAGTATGA
- a CDS encoding phosphoribosylaminoimidazolesuccinocarboxamide synthase, which translates to MIPTPSYKGKVRDVYDLGDSLLLVATDRISAFDVVFEEPVPDKGKILTRISTAWFRNFPEIPNHLITDDVSKFPPPFQNEESLRDRSVLVKKAKRIDFECVVRGYLTGSAWKEYKTDGTIAHVRYPQGLLESHQFETPIFTPARKNDSGHDENVSESTMEEEVGKELFSKLKNLSLKLYNAAHKQMANQGILLCDTKFEFGLVNGNPILIDEILTPDSSRYWDASTYALGKTPASFDKQILRNWLESTDWDKNPPAPALPESLILELRKKYLELEDKITLCLSQK; encoded by the coding sequence ATGATTCCAACTCCTAGTTATAAAGGAAAAGTAAGGGATGTATATGATTTGGGAGATTCTCTTCTTCTAGTCGCTACAGACCGAATTTCTGCATTTGATGTTGTGTTTGAAGAACCTGTTCCGGACAAAGGAAAAATTCTCACAAGAATTTCTACCGCATGGTTTCGCAATTTCCCAGAAATTCCGAATCATTTGATAACCGATGATGTTTCTAAATTTCCCCCTCCCTTTCAAAATGAGGAATCTCTAAGGGATCGTTCAGTCCTTGTCAAAAAAGCAAAACGAATTGATTTTGAATGTGTAGTGCGTGGGTATTTGACAGGTTCGGCTTGGAAGGAATACAAAACAGATGGGACGATTGCCCATGTTCGTTATCCCCAAGGTCTTTTGGAATCACACCAATTTGAAACACCAATCTTTACACCTGCTCGGAAAAATGATTCCGGTCATGATGAAAATGTAAGTGAATCAACAATGGAAGAAGAAGTCGGTAAGGAACTATTTTCCAAACTGAAAAACCTATCTCTTAAGCTTTACAATGCAGCCCATAAACAAATGGCAAACCAAGGGATCCTTCTTTGTGATACAAAATTTGAATTTGGCCTGGTGAATGGAAATCCCATCTTAATTGATGAAATCCTCACTCCGGATTCTTCGCGGTATTGGGATGCGTCCACCTATGCACTTGGCAAAACCCCTGCCAGTTTTGATAAACAAATTTTACGGAATTGGCTCGAATCCACCGATTGGGACAAAAATCCTCCCGCACCTGCTTTGCCCGAATCCTTGATCCTAGAACTACGTAAAAAATACTTGGAATTGGAAGATAAAATCACGCTATGTTTGTCGCAAAAATAA
- a CDS encoding PP2C family protein-serine/threonine phosphatase, whose protein sequence is MPKEESTHTILIVDDVPENVELLKYLLQQEGFKTYTAFSAEEARLVLLNTAIDTLLLDVNMPVQDGFSFCRELRTMDQFKLLPILFITSIEREVGFQEAMKNGGDDFINKPFNKRELVAKIHSVIRLKDLQDELYRQKSKYEKELQTARRVQDQLIPEKSFIWNGIKAQTLFHPYLQIGGDFVDSWIEEKKLHIVIADCSGHGPSAALIGAMFKMQLFNLVSTMDLRERVAHLRKNMELVLPEDYAITFCYAILNQDLKLSYINGGHPAPIVYMDGETKFLKGMSPMIMGINFAANDEVQTVQLKTGSMFFMYTDGASEAMNPKSEYITEEGMKDIFHESVKSGKDILQSVQSKILEFCGASTPSDDMAMVCIQL, encoded by the coding sequence ATGCCAAAAGAAGAATCCACTCATACCATTCTCATCGTAGATGACGTTCCTGAAAACGTGGAACTTTTGAAATACCTTTTGCAACAAGAAGGTTTTAAAACATACACAGCCTTTTCTGCAGAAGAAGCACGTTTGGTATTGTTAAACACGGCAATCGATACACTCTTGTTAGATGTAAATATGCCGGTCCAAGATGGGTTTTCTTTTTGTAGGGAACTTCGAACGATGGATCAGTTCAAACTCCTTCCGATCCTCTTCATCACTTCGATAGAAAGAGAAGTAGGGTTTCAAGAAGCCATGAAAAATGGTGGCGATGATTTTATTAACAAACCTTTCAATAAAAGGGAACTAGTCGCAAAAATTCATTCTGTCATTCGTTTGAAGGACTTACAGGACGAGTTGTACAGACAAAAAAGTAAATACGAAAAAGAATTACAGACCGCAAGGCGAGTCCAAGACCAACTCATCCCAGAAAAAAGTTTTATCTGGAACGGGATCAAAGCACAGACCTTGTTCCATCCTTACTTACAAATAGGTGGGGACTTTGTTGATTCTTGGATCGAAGAAAAAAAACTCCATATTGTCATTGCTGATTGTTCTGGGCATGGACCGAGTGCTGCCCTCATTGGTGCCATGTTCAAAATGCAATTATTTAACTTAGTGTCTACTATGGATCTTAGAGAACGTGTGGCACATTTAAGAAAAAACATGGAATTAGTGTTACCAGAAGATTATGCGATTACTTTCTGTTATGCGATTCTAAATCAAGACTTAAAACTTTCTTATATCAACGGAGGCCATCCGGCACCCATTGTTTATATGGATGGTGAAACAAAGTTTTTAAAAGGAATGAGTCCCATGATTATGGGAATTAATTTTGCGGCAAATGATGAAGTACAAACTGTACAATTAAAAACAGGGTCAATGTTTTTTATGTATACCGATGGGGCAAGTGAAGCAATGAACCCAAAGTCGGAATATATTACAGAAGAAGGAATGAAGGATATCTTTCATGAATCCGTAAAGTCTGGAAAAGATATTCTACAGTCAGTACAATCGAAAATATTAGAATTTTGTGGAGCGTCCACTCCGAGTGATGATATGGCAATGGTGTGTATACAGTTATGA
- the ccsA gene encoding cytochrome c biogenesis protein CcsA: MERKIRIFHPVFDIGFYLVVCATLVFAVIFSLVYPNVILEQGLSHRIFYLHVPVAWVALYGPILSFVFSLIFLFTRNLLWDRLAFTANQLSFLFAVGVLFSGPIWAYSAWGVPWDKTDARLQSFFILCISLVSYFIFRYLVPAKSKKAILSAYLSVLCAVSAVLTWGAIRWIENPGNHPGSVLGKGGMDSDMKQSMWLGVIAFHFLFLFLFLVSNRSEKIQDIRSKLKAELD; encoded by the coding sequence ATGGAACGTAAGATTCGGATATTCCACCCTGTTTTCGACATCGGTTTTTATCTCGTTGTGTGCGCCACACTTGTCTTTGCCGTTATCTTTTCGTTAGTGTATCCTAATGTCATTTTGGAACAAGGACTAAGTCACAGGATTTTTTATTTACATGTGCCTGTCGCCTGGGTTGCGTTATATGGCCCAATCCTTTCTTTTGTTTTTTCCCTAATTTTTCTTTTTACCAGAAATTTGCTTTGGGATAGACTTGCCTTTACCGCAAACCAACTTTCCTTTTTATTTGCGGTTGGAGTTTTGTTTTCTGGCCCCATTTGGGCCTATAGCGCCTGGGGAGTTCCTTGGGACAAAACGGATGCTAGGTTACAATCCTTCTTTATTCTTTGTATTTCCTTGGTAAGTTATTTTATTTTCCGTTATTTAGTTCCTGCCAAATCCAAAAAAGCCATTCTTTCTGCTTATCTTTCCGTCCTCTGTGCTGTGAGTGCTGTACTTACCTGGGGTGCCATTCGGTGGATTGAAAATCCAGGAAACCATCCTGGTAGTGTTCTGGGAAAAGGGGGAATGGATTCTGATATGAAACAGAGTATGTGGCTTGGGGTAATTGCCTTCCACTTTCTCTTTCTTTTCCTTTTTCTTGTTTCCAACCGTAGTGAAAAAATCCAAGATATTAGATCCAAACTGAAAGCGGAACTGGATTAA
- a CDS encoding heme exporter protein CcmB — protein MLLTLLKKEFYLIGRSLGGILSLFTLSVSVVFIFYTSIEVNEMLTERSVRGIKWAIIFILNFVIVSQSLWEERESMGWEASLSFVSPISLYLAKSFAIWFCTILVNGALVLVLSVFFQNMSMDRYFGEWLFANLGSGSLVFLGVSLGLIAFESRLKEIIIPLLQLPFSIPLFLFGLEAEHRYWLEPGFYLPSVGLLLFFMIFYATLGSVMIEILRNEH, from the coding sequence TTGTTACTCACCTTACTTAAAAAAGAATTTTATCTGATTGGTAGGTCTCTTGGTGGGATCCTTTCTCTTTTTACTTTGAGTGTTTCTGTGGTATTTATTTTTTATACCTCAATTGAAGTAAATGAGATGTTAACGGAAAGAAGTGTACGTGGGATCAAATGGGCCATTATTTTTATCCTTAACTTTGTGATTGTAAGCCAAAGCCTTTGGGAAGAACGAGAATCGATGGGTTGGGAGGCCAGTCTCTCTTTTGTGAGTCCTATTTCCCTTTATTTGGCCAAGTCCTTTGCCATTTGGTTTTGTACCATCCTTGTGAATGGTGCCCTTGTTTTGGTCCTTTCTGTTTTCTTTCAAAACATGAGTATGGATCGGTATTTCGGAGAATGGCTTTTTGCAAACCTTGGCAGTGGGTCACTTGTGTTCCTTGGAGTTTCCCTTGGGCTCATTGCTTTTGAGAGTCGTTTGAAAGAAATTATCATTCCCTTGTTGCAACTTCCGTTTTCCATTCCACTATTTCTTTTTGGGTTGGAAGCGGAACATCGGTATTGGCTGGAACCAGGGTTTTACCTACCTTCCGTGGGACTTCTCTTGTTTTTTATGATTTTTTATGCAACGCTTGGTTCGGTGATGATTGAGATTCTAAGGAATGAGCACTGA
- a CDS encoding ABC transporter ATP-binding protein: MNQTLLETKALTITVGEKVLLKEIYLSFFETGLVAVLGENGAGKSTLLKEIYHHSLSSPKWTWNQGKKKLSYLGHELGFYSSLSLEENLEYFAKLDGRPLDQSRKNHLLESFRLQKRIWDPIHTFSRGMKQKAAILRVLLSSAEVILFDEPYTGLDADSSKILSDLLNEESKSKLILAVLHSIPDELKCTSQLQIEKGGAIVTHLT, encoded by the coding sequence ATGAACCAAACCCTTTTGGAAACAAAAGCGCTTACTATAACTGTCGGCGAAAAGGTCTTACTGAAAGAGATTTATCTTTCTTTTTTTGAGACAGGCCTTGTGGCTGTGCTCGGAGAAAATGGAGCAGGGAAGTCCACTCTCCTCAAAGAAATATACCACCATTCTCTTTCTTCTCCCAAATGGACTTGGAACCAAGGCAAAAAAAAATTGAGTTATCTCGGTCATGAGTTGGGATTTTACTCCTCCTTAAGTTTAGAAGAAAATTTAGAATATTTTGCTAAGTTAGACGGGCGTCCTTTGGACCAATCAAGGAAAAACCATCTTTTAGAATCTTTCCGGTTACAGAAACGGATTTGGGATCCCATTCACACCTTTTCACGTGGAATGAAACAAAAAGCTGCCATCCTTCGGGTTCTACTTTCATCGGCAGAAGTGATTTTGTTTGATGAACCTTACACCGGGTTAGATGCTGATTCCTCAAAAATTCTCAGTGACCTTCTCAATGAAGAATCCAAATCAAAACTGATTTTGGCTGTCCTCCATTCGATTCCCGACGAATTAAAATGTACATCCCAATTACAAATTGAAAAGGGGGGTGCTATTGTTACTCACCTTACTTAA
- a CDS encoding tetratricopeptide repeat protein: MFFRSFSLALLFLFHTLIWGQKLIGNVEYPEILWGKDQEFDTSDFPNGSFIYHKDDFILARGKLFQGEPPKSNGSFTYEQETITNSGKWNNDTLEILFSGKPNVRQDVIKRLEAGIRFDPQFFPFRYNLGRLYSLEMKYEKALVEFEYAKAEMPDYFKTYLHIAILSEITRQVYYAIMNYKLAVEKNPYDTEALIRLADHYLATGLKNRALLYLNKALKIEEESPNVKLGFARLEMEKGNFHIAYKIFNRTTLTTAEGKPKPYDKKFHYYFAETASKVTDYETAEEEYTKMLTFTNDPFFATVSSKVIARRRDIAKKFAEAKRTQLDDSEEETAPPNE, from the coding sequence ATGTTCTTCCGTAGCTTTAGTCTCGCACTTCTGTTTTTATTCCACACTCTGATTTGGGGACAAAAATTGATTGGAAACGTGGAATACCCAGAAATCCTCTGGGGCAAAGACCAAGAATTTGATACTTCTGATTTTCCCAATGGGTCTTTTATTTACCACAAAGACGACTTTATCCTCGCAAGGGGTAAACTTTTCCAAGGGGAACCTCCCAAATCAAATGGAAGTTTTACTTACGAACAAGAAACCATCACCAATTCTGGAAAATGGAATAATGATACTCTTGAAATTTTATTTTCGGGAAAACCCAATGTTCGTCAAGATGTGATCAAACGGTTAGAAGCAGGCATTCGTTTTGATCCCCAATTTTTTCCTTTCCGATACAATTTAGGAAGATTGTATTCACTTGAAATGAAATATGAAAAAGCTTTGGTTGAATTTGAATATGCCAAAGCAGAAATGCCAGATTATTTTAAAACCTACCTCCACATTGCGATTCTTTCTGAAATCACACGCCAAGTGTATTATGCGATTATGAATTACAAACTGGCGGTAGAAAAAAATCCCTATGACACTGAGGCTTTAATTCGTCTGGCTGATCATTATTTGGCCACTGGTTTAAAAAACAGAGCACTTCTTTATTTAAACAAAGCATTAAAAATCGAAGAAGAAAGTCCCAATGTAAAATTAGGATTTGCAAGACTCGAAATGGAAAAAGGGAACTTTCACATCGCTTATAAAATTTTTAATCGCACAACACTCACCACAGCGGAAGGCAAACCAAAACCTTACGATAAAAAATTTCATTATTATTTTGCAGAAACTGCTTCTAAAGTCACTGATTATGAAACGGCAGAAGAAGAATATACAAAGATGCTTACCTTTACAAATGATCCCTTTTTTGCCACAGTTTCTTCCAAAGTCATTGCAAGAAGACGTGACATTGCGAAAAAATTTGCCGAAGCAAAACGAACTCAATTGGATGATTCAGAAGAAGAAACGGCCCCCCCAAACGAATGA